One window of the Camelina sativa cultivar DH55 chromosome 1, Cs, whole genome shotgun sequence genome contains the following:
- the LOC104708854 gene encoding receptor-like cytosolic serine/threonine-protein kinase RBK2 encodes MAVDQSKEASPLCCALPMYNSKYSSYVTEEDYNDVNHTTKHKRTNAFLMNSASAHDLRCLEVEKEKQDPKSPRGALEACLTRCSISSSSSSSDDPPPQNREASDSNNTDADADADANVRCINHRASSNWGKFFKLWKRRSMKRLSSFPPLSGAATSISKRNKSADPHIDGLILHDIYDFQSSLHNFSISDIEIATDYFNPENIIGRGGYAEVYQGILPEGKLIAVKRLTKGTPEEQTAEFLSELGIIAHVDHPNTAKFIGCCIEGGMHLVFRLSPLGSLGSLLHGPSKDKLTWSRRYKVALGTADGLMYLHESCQRRIIHRDIKADNILLTEDFQPQICDFGLAKWLPKQLTHHNVSKFEGTFGYFAPEYFMHGIVDEKTDVFAFGVLLLELITGHPALDESQQSLVLWAKPLLDKKAIRELVDPSLGDEYNREELIRLTSTASLCIEQSSLLRPRMSQVVELLLGQEGVVMTPREAKRKMMQRTYSEESLDSVEYNSTKHLRDLDRIREIALAS; translated from the exons ATGGCGGTAGACCAAAGCAAAGAAGCTTCTCCCTTGTGTTGTGCTCTTCCAAT GTACAACTCTAAATATTCAAGTTATGTCACTGAAGAAGATTACAACGACGTGAACCATAcgacaaaacacaaaagaaccaACGCTTTTCTCATGAATTCTGCTTCAGCTCACG ATCTAAGATGTCTAGAGGTAGAGAAAGAAAAGCAAGACCCTAAATCACCGAGAGGAGCCCTCGAAGCCTGCTTAACCCGATGCTCaatctcttcctcctcatcttcctctGACGATCCTCCTCCTCAAAACAGAGAAGCTAGCGATAGCAACAACACAGACGCAGATGCAGATGCAGACGCAAACGTACGGTGCATTAATCACAGAGCATCTTCTAACTGGGGAAAGTTCTTCAAGCTATGGAAACGCAGATCCATGAAACGCCTCTCTTCCTTTCCTCCTTTGAGCGGCGCTGCCACATCTATCTCCAAGCGCAACAAAAGCGCAGATCCACATATCGATGGTTTGATCCTTCACGACATCTACGATTTCCAATCATCTCTTCACAACTTCTCAATCTCTGACATCGAAATCGCAACTGACTATTTCAATCCCG AAAACATTATCGGAAGAGGTGGTTACGCGGAGGTGTACCAAGGAATTTTACCGGAAGGGAAGCTAATCGCTGTGAAACGTTTGACCAAAGGCACACCGGAAGAGCAAACAGCCGAGTTTTTGTCGGAACTTGGGATAATAGCTCATGTTGATCATCCTAACACTGCCAAATTCATCGGTTGTTGCATCGAGGGTGGAATGCATCTCGTTTTCAGGCTATCTCCTCTTGGAAGCCTAGGCTCTCTCCTCCATG GACCATCAAAAGATAAGCTGACTTGGAGCAGACGTTACAAGGTGGCGTTAGGAACAGCAGATGGACTAATGTATCTTCATGAGAGTTGTCAAAGACGAATCATTCATCGAGACATCAAAGCCGATAACATTCTTCTCACCGAAGATTTTCAACCGCAGATTTGTGATTTTGGGTTAGCCAAATGGCTTCCCAAGCAATTGACGCACCATAACGTTTCCAAATTCGAGGGAACATTCGG GTACTTTGCACCAGAATATTTCATGCATGGAATTGTGGACGAGAAGACTGATGTTTTTGCCTTTGGAGTTCTCCTCCTGGAGCTCATAACCGGTCATCCTGCTCTTGACGAGTCTCAGCAGAGCCTAGTCTTATGG GCTAAGCCATTGCTAGACAAAAAAGCGATAAGAGAACTGGTGGATCCATCGCTTGGAGATGAGTATAACCGAGAAGAGCTAATCCGGTTAACTTCCACGGCTTCTTTATGCATCGAGCAGTCTTCTCTTTTACGACCCAGGATGAGCCAG GTTGTGGAGTTATTACTAGGTCAAGAAGGTGTCGTGATGACTCCAAGAGAAGCCAAGAGAAAGATGATGCAACGAACGTATTCTGAAGAATCGTTAGATAGTGTAGAATATAACTCAACAAAGCACTTGAGAGATCTTGATCGCATTCGTGAGATTGCTTTAGCTTCTTAA
- the LOC104708936 gene encoding sugar transporter ERD6-like 8 — translation MTRRKDDDMEKMNGKSEPLLLPEKESDVSEEASWMVYLSTFIAVCGSFEFGTCVGYSAPTQFGIMEELDLSYSQVSNFRSILNVGAVLGAITSGKISDFIGRKGAMRLASVISAIGWLIIYVAKGDVPLDFGRFLTGYGCGTLSYVVPVFIAEISPRNLRGALATLNQLFLVIGLASMFLIGAVVSWRTLALTGVAPCVVLFCGTWFIPESPRWLEMVGRHNDFKIALQKLRGPHANITREAEDIKEYLATLAHLPKTTLWDLIDKKNIRFVIVGVGLMVFQQCVGINGVIFYAQQIFVSAGASPTLGSILYSIEQVVLTALGATLLIDRLGRRPLLLASAVGMLIGCLLIGNSFLLKAHGLALDLIPALAVSGVLVYIGSFSIGMGAIPWVIMSEIFPINLKGTAGGLVTVVNWLSSWFVSFTFNFLMLWSLHGAFYVYGGVCVLAIIFIAKLVPETKGRTLEEIQAMMM, via the exons ATGACGAGAAGAAAAGACGACGACATGGAGAAAATGAACGGAAAATCTGAGCCGTTGCTGCTACCGGAGAAAGAATCCGACGTCTCAGAAGAAGCGTCGTGGATGGTTTATCTAAGCACATTCATTGCCGTCTGTGGTTCCTTCGAGTTTGGAACATgc gtGGGGTATTCCGCTCCGACCCAGTTTGGGATTATGGAAGAGCTTGATTTATCATATTCCCAGGTTTCTAA TTTTCGATCGATATTGAATGTGGGAGCAGTGCTCGGCGCCATTACATCGGGGAAGATCTCCGATTTCATTGGTCGCAAAGGG GCCATGAGGTTGGCTTCAGTGATCTCTGCCATCGGTTGGCTTATTATTTACGTCGCcaag GGTGACGTACCTttggattttggaagatttctCACGGGTTATGGTTGTGGTACCCTTTCCTATGTG GTACCGGTTTTCATCGCCGAAATCAGTCCGAGAAATTTACGAGGAGCATTAGCGACGCTTAACCAG CTCTTTCTTGTAATCGGATTGGCTTCTATGTTCCTCATAGGCGCTGTCGTAAGCTGGAGAACACTTGCATTAACCG GCGTCGCACCGTGCGTGGTTCTATTCTGTGGGACTTGGTTCATCCCTGAATCACCTAGATGGCTG gaaatggttggcCGCCACAACGATTTTAAAATTGCGTTGCAGAAACTTAGGGGTCCTCACGCCAATATCACAAGAGAAGCCGAGGATATCAAG GAGTACTTGGCGACTCTTGCCCACCTCCCAAAAACCACACTATGGGACCTTATTGACAAAAAGAATATTCGATTTGTGATT GTGGGAGTTGGTTTGATGGTTTTCCAGCAGTGCGTCGGAATAAATGGTGTTATATTTTACGCACAACAAATATTCGTATCAGCAG GAGCATCCCCAACTCTTGGAAGCATTTTGTACTCCATCGAACAAGTTGTTTTAACAGCACTCGGTGCAACACTGCTAATTGATAGGCTTGGAAGAAGGCCACTTCTTTTG GCATCAGCTGTTGGGATGTTGATTGGATGTTTGCTCATCGGAAATTCATTTCTTTTGAAG GCCCATGGTTTAGCACTTGATCTCATCCCGGCCCTTGCAGTTAGCGGtgtcttg GTTTATATCGGTTCATTCTCGATTGGAATGGGTGCAATCCCATGGGTTATAATGTCTGAG ataTTTCCAATAAATCTCAAAGGAACTGCTGGAGGACTTGTCACTGTGGTAAATTGGCTAAGTTCATGGTTTGTCTCCTTCACGTTCAACTTTCTCATGCTTTGGAGCCTTCATG GTGCATTCTATGTGTATGGTGGGGTATGTGTATTAGCTATTATCTTCATAGCAAAACTTGTTCCTGAAACCAAAGGCAGAACCTTGGAAGAGATTCAAGCAATGATGATGTAA
- the LOC104709140 gene encoding sugar transporter ERD6-like 9 translates to MEGESSSIEKGLLLVNKEESATTSTPLLFFTTFIIVSASFSFGVALGHTAGTMAFIMEDLDLNIAQFSVFGSLLTFGGMIGAIFSATIADSFGRKMTLWIADVFCISGWLAIALAKNIIWLDLGRFFVGVGVGLLSYVVPIYIAEIAPKNVRGTFTFSNQLLQNCGLAIAYYLGNFMSWRTIALIGISPCLIQLFGLFFIPESPRWLAKECRDEECEVVLQKLRGEEADIKKETREIMISVDASANISMRSLFKRKYTRQLTIGIGLMLLQQLSGSAGLSYYVGSIFDLAGFPSRIGMTVLSIVVVPKAILGLILVERWGRRPLLMVSALGLCLGCIFLAVAFALKGVPGIVNVTPTLAFIGILTYSMMFAAGLGGLPWIIMSEIFPMNMKVVAGSLITITNWFTGWIVSYSFNFMLLWSQTGTFSIFAMITGVTVVFAWWMVPETRGLTLEEIQLRRS, encoded by the exons ATGGAGGGAGAGAGTAGTAGTATTGAGAAAGGATTATTATTGGTAAACAAGGAAGAGAGTGCAACTACAAGTACTCCACTTCTTTTCTTCACCACTTTCATCATCGTCTCTGCGTCTTTCTCCTTTGGCGTTGCC TTAGGGCATACTGCTGGTACAATGGCCTTCATTATGGAAGATCTTGATCTTAATATCGCGCAA TTTTCTGTATTTGGTTCGCTATTGACGTTTGGAGGAATGATAGGCGCAATATTTAGCGCCACCATTGCAGATTCATTTGGTCGTAAaatg aCTTTGTGGATCGCGGATGTGTTCTGCATAAGTGGATGGCTTGCAATTGCACTAGCCAAG AATATTATTTGGCTGGACTTGGGACGATTCTTTGTGGGAGTTGGAGTTGGTCTCCTTAGCTACgtg gtTCCTATATATATCGCAGAAATAGCTCCCAAAAATGTGCGAGGCACTTTTACATTTAGCAATCAG CTGTTGCAAAACTGTGGGCTCGCAATCGCGTATTACCTTGGAAATTTCATGTCATGGAGAACGATTGCCCTAATCG GCATATCTCCATGCTTGATACAACtttttgggttgttcttcattCCTGAATCTCCAAGATGGCTG GCAAAAGAATGCCGCGACGAAGAATGTGAGGTTGTTCTTCAGAAATtaagaggagaagaagctgatattaaaaaagaaactcgAGAAATCATG ATTTCTGTTGATGCTTCCGCGAATATCAGCATGCGTAGTCTTTTCAAAAGGAAATATACTCGTCAACTTACG ATCGGGATAGGTTTGATGCTTCTGCAACAGTTAAGTGGAAGCGCAGGATTATCTTATTACGTAGGCAGCATATTTGATCTTGCGG gttttcctTCTCGGATTGGGATGACGGTGTTGTCTATTGTCGTG GTACCAAAAGCTATATTGGGTCTGATACTTGTGGAACGATGGGGACGACGGCCACTTCTTATG GTATCTGCATTGGGTTTATGTTTAGGTTGTATCTTTCTTGCAGTAGCGTTCGCACTGAAAGGTGTCCCTGGGATTGTAAATGTTACTCCCACTTTGGCATTTATAGGAATATTG ACATATAGTATGATGTTCGCGGCTGGATTAGGAGGGCTACCATGGATTATAATGTCTGAG atATTCCCGATGAACATGAAAGTGGTAGCTGGGAGTTTAATAACCATAACGAACTGGTTTACTGGTTGGATCGTCAGCTACAGTTTCAATTTCATGCTTCTTTGGAGCCAAACCG GGACTTTTAGTATATTCGCCATGATAACTGGAGTAACGGTTGTATTCGCATGGTGGATGGTGCCAGAAACTCGAGGTTTAACCTTAGAAGAAATCCAACTTCGCCGgtcctaa
- the LOC104709246 gene encoding sugar transporter ERD6-like 10 isoform X4 encodes MEEGLLLRHQNDRDNPRITTCVIFSTFVAVCSSFSYGCANGYTSGAETAMMKELDLSMAQTLWTCDLFCIFGWLSIAFAKNVFWLDLGRISLGIGVGLISYVVPVYIAEITPKHVRGAFTSSTQLLLNIELSLVYFFGTVINWRILAIIGALPCFIQLIGIYFIPESPRWLAKVGSGKEVESSLHRLRGKDTDVSGESAEIQVMTKMLEEDSKSSFCDMFQKKYRRTLVIGIGLMLIQQLSGASGITFYSNAVFRKAGFSERLGSMIFGVFVIGMILVDKWGRRPLLLASAVGISIGSLLIGVSFTLQEMNLLPELIPALVFINILVYFGFFAIGIGGLPWVIMSEIFPINIKVSAGTIVALTSWTTGWNILHICDGWGNVIDFYLDARPGDQRTVTRRIASFAYRDNLNEYYIV; translated from the exons ATGGAGGAAGGACTTCTTCTTCGGCATCAAAACGACAGAGATAATCCTCGTATCACAACTTGTGTTATCTTCAGCACTTTTGTCGCCGTCTGTAGTTCCTTCAGCTATGGATGTGCT AATGGTTATACTTCAGGCGCTGAGACCGCAATGATGAAGGAGTTAGATCTTTCTATGGCACaa ACATTGTGGACATGTGATTTGTTCTGCATTTTTGGCTGGCTCTCCATTGCTTTCGCAAAG aatgtcTTCTGGTTGGACTTGGGAAGAATTTCCTTGGGCATAGGAGTTGGCTTGATTAGCTACGtg GTCCCTGTCTACATTGCGGAAATCACACCAAAACATGTTCGCGGTGCATTTACTTCTTCAACCCAG CTTCTTCTAAACATTGAACTCTCACtggtatatttttttgggaCTGTAATTAATTGGCGGATACTGGCTATTATAG GTGCTCTTCCATGTTTCATTCAACTGATCGGTATATACTTTATACCGGAGTCTCCAAGATGGttg gcTAAAGTCGGTTCAGGCAAAGAAGTAGAAAGTTCTTTGCATCGACTTAGAGGAAAAGACACTGATGTTTCAGGTGAATCCGCTGAAATTCAG GTTATGACAAAAATGCTTGAAGAAGATTCAAAGTCCAGTTTCTGTGACATGTTTCAGAAGAAGTACAGACGAACTCTTGTG ATTGGAATCGGTCTAATGTTGATACAACAATTATCTGGAGCTAGCGGTATCACATTTTACTCAAATGCCGTATTTAGAAAAGCTG GTTTTTCAGAGAGACTTGGGTCAATGATATTTGGTGTCTTCGTG ATTGGTATGATACTTGTGGATAAATGGGGAAGACGACCACTCCTATTG GCTTCTGCTGTAGGAATATCCATCGGGTCCTTGCTTATTGGGGTTAGCTTCACGTTACAG GAAATGAATTTGCTTCCTGAACTGATTCCAGCTTTAGTCTTCATAAACATTCTG GTCTACTTTGGATTTTTTGCAATCGGTATAGGAGGGCTACCTTGGGTCATTATGTCTGAG ATatttccaataaatataaaagtttcagCAGGGACAATCGTCGCATTAACATCGTGGACCACTGGGTG GAACATTTTACATATTTGCGATGGTTGGGGGAATGtcattgatttttatttggatgCTCGTCCCGGAGACCAAAGGACAGTCACTAGAAGAATTGCAAGCTTCGCTTACAGGGACAACCTAAATGAATATTACATTGTATAA
- the LOC104709246 gene encoding sugar transporter ERD6-like 10 isoform X2 produces the protein MEEGLLLRHQNDRDNPRITTCVIFSTFVAVCSSFSYGCANGYTSGAETAMMKELDLSMAQFSAFGSFLNLGGAVGALFSGQLSMILGRRRTLWTCDLFCIFGWLSIAFAKNVFWLDLGRISLGIGVGLISYVVPVYIAEITPKHVRGAFTSSTQLLLNIELSLVYFFGTVINWRILAIIGALPCFIQLIGIYFIPESPRWLAKVGSGKEVESSLHRLRGKDTDVSGESAEIQVMTKMLEEDSKSSFCDMFQKKYRRTLVIGIGLMLIQQLSGASGITFYSNAVFRKAGFSERLGSMIFGVFVASAVGISIGSLLIGVSFTLQEMNLLPELIPALVFINILVYFGFFAIGIGGLPWVIMSEIFPINIKVSAGTIVALTSWTTGWNILHICDGWGNVIDFYLDARPGDQRTVTRRIASFAYRDNLNEYYIV, from the exons ATGGAGGAAGGACTTCTTCTTCGGCATCAAAACGACAGAGATAATCCTCGTATCACAACTTGTGTTATCTTCAGCACTTTTGTCGCCGTCTGTAGTTCCTTCAGCTATGGATGTGCT AATGGTTATACTTCAGGCGCTGAGACCGCAATGATGAAGGAGTTAGATCTTTCTATGGCACaa tTTTCAGCGTTTGGTTCTTTCCTGAACTTGGGAGGTGCGGTGGGTGCCTTGTTCAGCGGTCAATTGTCAATGATCCTCGGCAGAAGACGA ACATTGTGGACATGTGATTTGTTCTGCATTTTTGGCTGGCTCTCCATTGCTTTCGCAAAG aatgtcTTCTGGTTGGACTTGGGAAGAATTTCCTTGGGCATAGGAGTTGGCTTGATTAGCTACGtg GTCCCTGTCTACATTGCGGAAATCACACCAAAACATGTTCGCGGTGCATTTACTTCTTCAACCCAG CTTCTTCTAAACATTGAACTCTCACtggtatatttttttgggaCTGTAATTAATTGGCGGATACTGGCTATTATAG GTGCTCTTCCATGTTTCATTCAACTGATCGGTATATACTTTATACCGGAGTCTCCAAGATGGttg gcTAAAGTCGGTTCAGGCAAAGAAGTAGAAAGTTCTTTGCATCGACTTAGAGGAAAAGACACTGATGTTTCAGGTGAATCCGCTGAAATTCAG GTTATGACAAAAATGCTTGAAGAAGATTCAAAGTCCAGTTTCTGTGACATGTTTCAGAAGAAGTACAGACGAACTCTTGTG ATTGGAATCGGTCTAATGTTGATACAACAATTATCTGGAGCTAGCGGTATCACATTTTACTCAAATGCCGTATTTAGAAAAGCTG GTTTTTCAGAGAGACTTGGGTCAATGATATTTGGTGTCTTCGTG GCTTCTGCTGTAGGAATATCCATCGGGTCCTTGCTTATTGGGGTTAGCTTCACGTTACAG GAAATGAATTTGCTTCCTGAACTGATTCCAGCTTTAGTCTTCATAAACATTCTG GTCTACTTTGGATTTTTTGCAATCGGTATAGGAGGGCTACCTTGGGTCATTATGTCTGAG ATatttccaataaatataaaagtttcagCAGGGACAATCGTCGCATTAACATCGTGGACCACTGGGTG GAACATTTTACATATTTGCGATGGTTGGGGGAATGtcattgatttttatttggatgCTCGTCCCGGAGACCAAAGGACAGTCACTAGAAGAATTGCAAGCTTCGCTTACAGGGACAACCTAAATGAATATTACATTGTATAA
- the LOC104709246 gene encoding sugar transporter ERD6-like 10 isoform X1 yields MEEGLLLRHQNDRDNPRITTCVIFSTFVAVCSSFSYGCANGYTSGAETAMMKELDLSMAQFSAFGSFLNLGGAVGALFSGQLSMILGRRRTLWTCDLFCIFGWLSIAFAKNVFWLDLGRISLGIGVGLISYVVPVYIAEITPKHVRGAFTSSTQLLLNIELSLVYFFGTVINWRILAIIGALPCFIQLIGIYFIPESPRWLAKVGSGKEVESSLHRLRGKDTDVSGESAEIQVMTKMLEEDSKSSFCDMFQKKYRRTLVIGIGLMLIQQLSGASGITFYSNAVFRKAGFSERLGSMIFGVFVIGMILVDKWGRRPLLLASAVGISIGSLLIGVSFTLQEMNLLPELIPALVFINILVYFGFFAIGIGGLPWVIMSEIFPINIKVSAGTIVALTSWTTGWNILHICDGWGNVIDFYLDARPGDQRTVTRRIASFAYRDNLNEYYIV; encoded by the exons ATGGAGGAAGGACTTCTTCTTCGGCATCAAAACGACAGAGATAATCCTCGTATCACAACTTGTGTTATCTTCAGCACTTTTGTCGCCGTCTGTAGTTCCTTCAGCTATGGATGTGCT AATGGTTATACTTCAGGCGCTGAGACCGCAATGATGAAGGAGTTAGATCTTTCTATGGCACaa tTTTCAGCGTTTGGTTCTTTCCTGAACTTGGGAGGTGCGGTGGGTGCCTTGTTCAGCGGTCAATTGTCAATGATCCTCGGCAGAAGACGA ACATTGTGGACATGTGATTTGTTCTGCATTTTTGGCTGGCTCTCCATTGCTTTCGCAAAG aatgtcTTCTGGTTGGACTTGGGAAGAATTTCCTTGGGCATAGGAGTTGGCTTGATTAGCTACGtg GTCCCTGTCTACATTGCGGAAATCACACCAAAACATGTTCGCGGTGCATTTACTTCTTCAACCCAG CTTCTTCTAAACATTGAACTCTCACtggtatatttttttgggaCTGTAATTAATTGGCGGATACTGGCTATTATAG GTGCTCTTCCATGTTTCATTCAACTGATCGGTATATACTTTATACCGGAGTCTCCAAGATGGttg gcTAAAGTCGGTTCAGGCAAAGAAGTAGAAAGTTCTTTGCATCGACTTAGAGGAAAAGACACTGATGTTTCAGGTGAATCCGCTGAAATTCAG GTTATGACAAAAATGCTTGAAGAAGATTCAAAGTCCAGTTTCTGTGACATGTTTCAGAAGAAGTACAGACGAACTCTTGTG ATTGGAATCGGTCTAATGTTGATACAACAATTATCTGGAGCTAGCGGTATCACATTTTACTCAAATGCCGTATTTAGAAAAGCTG GTTTTTCAGAGAGACTTGGGTCAATGATATTTGGTGTCTTCGTG ATTGGTATGATACTTGTGGATAAATGGGGAAGACGACCACTCCTATTG GCTTCTGCTGTAGGAATATCCATCGGGTCCTTGCTTATTGGGGTTAGCTTCACGTTACAG GAAATGAATTTGCTTCCTGAACTGATTCCAGCTTTAGTCTTCATAAACATTCTG GTCTACTTTGGATTTTTTGCAATCGGTATAGGAGGGCTACCTTGGGTCATTATGTCTGAG ATatttccaataaatataaaagtttcagCAGGGACAATCGTCGCATTAACATCGTGGACCACTGGGTG GAACATTTTACATATTTGCGATGGTTGGGGGAATGtcattgatttttatttggatgCTCGTCCCGGAGACCAAAGGACAGTCACTAGAAGAATTGCAAGCTTCGCTTACAGGGACAACCTAAATGAATATTACATTGTATAA
- the LOC104709246 gene encoding sugar transporter ERD6-like 10 isoform X3, translating into MEEGLLLRHQNDRDNPRITTCVIFSTFVAVCSSFSYGCAFSAFGSFLNLGGAVGALFSGQLSMILGRRRTLWTCDLFCIFGWLSIAFAKNVFWLDLGRISLGIGVGLISYVVPVYIAEITPKHVRGAFTSSTQLLLNIELSLVYFFGTVINWRILAIIGALPCFIQLIGIYFIPESPRWLAKVGSGKEVESSLHRLRGKDTDVSGESAEIQVMTKMLEEDSKSSFCDMFQKKYRRTLVIGIGLMLIQQLSGASGITFYSNAVFRKAGFSERLGSMIFGVFVIGMILVDKWGRRPLLLASAVGISIGSLLIGVSFTLQEMNLLPELIPALVFINILVYFGFFAIGIGGLPWVIMSEIFPINIKVSAGTIVALTSWTTGWNILHICDGWGNVIDFYLDARPGDQRTVTRRIASFAYRDNLNEYYIV; encoded by the exons ATGGAGGAAGGACTTCTTCTTCGGCATCAAAACGACAGAGATAATCCTCGTATCACAACTTGTGTTATCTTCAGCACTTTTGTCGCCGTCTGTAGTTCCTTCAGCTATGGATGTGCT tTTTCAGCGTTTGGTTCTTTCCTGAACTTGGGAGGTGCGGTGGGTGCCTTGTTCAGCGGTCAATTGTCAATGATCCTCGGCAGAAGACGA ACATTGTGGACATGTGATTTGTTCTGCATTTTTGGCTGGCTCTCCATTGCTTTCGCAAAG aatgtcTTCTGGTTGGACTTGGGAAGAATTTCCTTGGGCATAGGAGTTGGCTTGATTAGCTACGtg GTCCCTGTCTACATTGCGGAAATCACACCAAAACATGTTCGCGGTGCATTTACTTCTTCAACCCAG CTTCTTCTAAACATTGAACTCTCACtggtatatttttttgggaCTGTAATTAATTGGCGGATACTGGCTATTATAG GTGCTCTTCCATGTTTCATTCAACTGATCGGTATATACTTTATACCGGAGTCTCCAAGATGGttg gcTAAAGTCGGTTCAGGCAAAGAAGTAGAAAGTTCTTTGCATCGACTTAGAGGAAAAGACACTGATGTTTCAGGTGAATCCGCTGAAATTCAG GTTATGACAAAAATGCTTGAAGAAGATTCAAAGTCCAGTTTCTGTGACATGTTTCAGAAGAAGTACAGACGAACTCTTGTG ATTGGAATCGGTCTAATGTTGATACAACAATTATCTGGAGCTAGCGGTATCACATTTTACTCAAATGCCGTATTTAGAAAAGCTG GTTTTTCAGAGAGACTTGGGTCAATGATATTTGGTGTCTTCGTG ATTGGTATGATACTTGTGGATAAATGGGGAAGACGACCACTCCTATTG GCTTCTGCTGTAGGAATATCCATCGGGTCCTTGCTTATTGGGGTTAGCTTCACGTTACAG GAAATGAATTTGCTTCCTGAACTGATTCCAGCTTTAGTCTTCATAAACATTCTG GTCTACTTTGGATTTTTTGCAATCGGTATAGGAGGGCTACCTTGGGTCATTATGTCTGAG ATatttccaataaatataaaagtttcagCAGGGACAATCGTCGCATTAACATCGTGGACCACTGGGTG GAACATTTTACATATTTGCGATGGTTGGGGGAATGtcattgatttttatttggatgCTCGTCCCGGAGACCAAAGGACAGTCACTAGAAGAATTGCAAGCTTCGCTTACAGGGACAACCTAAATGAATATTACATTGTATAA
- the LOC104709246 gene encoding sugar transporter ERD6-like 10 isoform X5: MLQLSYFSAFGSFLNLGGAVGALFSGQLSMILGRRRTLWTCDLFCIFGWLSIAFAKNVFWLDLGRISLGIGVGLISYVVPVYIAEITPKHVRGAFTSSTQLLLNIELSLVYFFGTVINWRILAIIGALPCFIQLIGIYFIPESPRWLAKVGSGKEVESSLHRLRGKDTDVSGESAEIQVMTKMLEEDSKSSFCDMFQKKYRRTLVIGIGLMLIQQLSGASGITFYSNAVFRKAGFSERLGSMIFGVFVIGMILVDKWGRRPLLLASAVGISIGSLLIGVSFTLQEMNLLPELIPALVFINILVYFGFFAIGIGGLPWVIMSEIFPINIKVSAGTIVALTSWTTGWNILHICDGWGNVIDFYLDARPGDQRTVTRRIASFAYRDNLNEYYIV, translated from the exons ATGCTGCAACTGTCATAC tTTTCAGCGTTTGGTTCTTTCCTGAACTTGGGAGGTGCGGTGGGTGCCTTGTTCAGCGGTCAATTGTCAATGATCCTCGGCAGAAGACGA ACATTGTGGACATGTGATTTGTTCTGCATTTTTGGCTGGCTCTCCATTGCTTTCGCAAAG aatgtcTTCTGGTTGGACTTGGGAAGAATTTCCTTGGGCATAGGAGTTGGCTTGATTAGCTACGtg GTCCCTGTCTACATTGCGGAAATCACACCAAAACATGTTCGCGGTGCATTTACTTCTTCAACCCAG CTTCTTCTAAACATTGAACTCTCACtggtatatttttttgggaCTGTAATTAATTGGCGGATACTGGCTATTATAG GTGCTCTTCCATGTTTCATTCAACTGATCGGTATATACTTTATACCGGAGTCTCCAAGATGGttg gcTAAAGTCGGTTCAGGCAAAGAAGTAGAAAGTTCTTTGCATCGACTTAGAGGAAAAGACACTGATGTTTCAGGTGAATCCGCTGAAATTCAG GTTATGACAAAAATGCTTGAAGAAGATTCAAAGTCCAGTTTCTGTGACATGTTTCAGAAGAAGTACAGACGAACTCTTGTG ATTGGAATCGGTCTAATGTTGATACAACAATTATCTGGAGCTAGCGGTATCACATTTTACTCAAATGCCGTATTTAGAAAAGCTG GTTTTTCAGAGAGACTTGGGTCAATGATATTTGGTGTCTTCGTG ATTGGTATGATACTTGTGGATAAATGGGGAAGACGACCACTCCTATTG GCTTCTGCTGTAGGAATATCCATCGGGTCCTTGCTTATTGGGGTTAGCTTCACGTTACAG GAAATGAATTTGCTTCCTGAACTGATTCCAGCTTTAGTCTTCATAAACATTCTG GTCTACTTTGGATTTTTTGCAATCGGTATAGGAGGGCTACCTTGGGTCATTATGTCTGAG ATatttccaataaatataaaagtttcagCAGGGACAATCGTCGCATTAACATCGTGGACCACTGGGTG GAACATTTTACATATTTGCGATGGTTGGGGGAATGtcattgatttttatttggatgCTCGTCCCGGAGACCAAAGGACAGTCACTAGAAGAATTGCAAGCTTCGCTTACAGGGACAACCTAAATGAATATTACATTGTATAA